One genomic segment of Helianthus annuus cultivar XRQ/B chromosome 14, HanXRQr2.0-SUNRISE, whole genome shotgun sequence includes these proteins:
- the LOC110904092 gene encoding ribonucleoside-diphosphate reductase small chain, with product MPSIPEEPLLAPNPDRFCMFPIQYPQIWEMYKKAEASFWTAEEVDLSQDHRQWETLTDGERHFITHVLAFFAASDGIVLENLAGRFMKEVQIAEARAFYGFQIAIENIHSEMYSLLLESYIKDSTEKNRLFRAIETIPCIQKKANWALKWIDGSESFAERIIAFACVEGIFFSGSFCAIFWLKKRGLMPGLTFSNELISRDEGLHCDFACLIYSLLKMKLTEERVKAIVADAVEIEREFVCDALPCGLVGMNGGLMSTYIEFVADRLLNALGYGKLYDVQNPFDWMELISLQGKTNFFEKRVGEYQKASVMSNLNGGVDNHVFKMDDDF from the coding sequence ATGCCTTCAATCCCTGAAGAGCCTCTACTCGCCCCAAACCCAGACCGCTTCTGCATGTTCCCAATCCAATACCCCCAAATCTGGGAAATGTACAAAAAAGCCGAGGCCTCATTCTGGACAGCAGAAGAAGTAGACCTCTCACAAGACCACCGTCAATGGGAAACCCTAACCGACGGCGAACGCCACTTCATCACTCACGTCCTCGCCTTCTTCGCCGCTTCAGACGGCATCGTCCTCGAAAACCTCGCCGGCCGATTCATGAAGGAAGTCCAGATCGCCGAGGCGCGTGCGTTCTACGGCTTTCAAATCGCCATTGAAAACATCCACTCCGAGATGTACAGTCTGTTACTCGAATCCTACATCAAAGATTCCACTGAAAAGAATCGTCTATTTCGCGCGATTGAAACCATCCCCTGCATCCAGAAGAAAGCCAATTGGGCGCTGAAATGGATCGACGGATCCGAATCGTTTGCAGAGCGGATCATTGCTTTTGCCTGCGTCGAAGGAATATTCTTCTCAGGAAGCTTCTGTGCGATATTCTGGCTGAAAAAGCGCGGGTTAATGCCGGGACTGACATTCTCAAACGAATTAATCTCACGAGATGAAGGTTTACACTGCGATTTCGCGTGCTTGATCTACAGTTTGTTGAAGATGAAGCTAACCGAGGAGCGAGTGAAGGCGATTGTGGCGGATGCGGTGGAGATTGAGCGGGAGTTTGTGTGTGATGCGTTGCCGTGTGGGTTGGTGGGGATGAATGGGGGTTTGATGAGTACGTACATAGAGTTTGTGGCGGATCGGTTGTTGAATGCGTTGGGGTATGGGAAGTTGTATGATGTGCAGAACCCGTTTGATTGGATGGAGTTGATATCGTTGCAGGGGAAGACGAATTTTTTTGAGAAGAGGGTTGGGGAGTATCAGAAGGCTTCTGTGATGTCGAATTTGAATGGGGGTGTGGATAATCATGTCTTTAAGATGGATGATGATTTTTAA